The Miscanthus floridulus cultivar M001 chromosome 17, ASM1932011v1, whole genome shotgun sequence genome has a window encoding:
- the LOC136518030 gene encoding bidirectional sugar transporter SWEET3a-like isoform X2 → MKNQPQFRSYPLASRETRKAIRATMVTSIRFIVGIIGSVVCVLLYAVPVLTFKRVVKEASVGEFSCVPYILALFSAFTWGWYGFPIVSDGWENLSLFGTCAVGVLFETSFVIVYIWFAPRDKKKFVVLMVSLVVAMLCVIVSLSSFIFHTHHQRKLFVGSIGLVTSMSMYCGPLVAVKQVNRTKSVEFMPFLLAHRITGSGCCEP, encoded by the exons ATGAAGAACCAGCCACAATTTAGGTCCTATCCTCTTGCGTCAAGAGAGACTCGTAAAGCCATCAGAGCAACAATGGTTACTAGCATTCGCTTCATAGTTGGAATTATAG GATCTGTAGTCTGTGTGCTCCTCTATGCGGTTCCAGT GCTGACGTTTAAGAGAGTGGTAAAAGAGGCCAGTGTTGGAGAATTCTCATGCGTCCCATATATCCTAGCTCTTTTCAGTGCCTTCACTTGGGGCTGGTACGGCTTTCCAATTGTGAGTGATGGGTGGGAGAACCTATCACTCTTTGGTACCTGCGCTGTTGGAGTACTCTTTGAAACTTCATTCGTCATCGTATACATATGGTTTGCACCAAGAGACAAAAAG AAGTTTGTCGTGCTAATGGTATCTCTGGTTGTGGCAATGCTCTGCGTGATTGTATCTTTGTCAAGCTTCATATTCCACACACACCATCAGCGCAAGCTATTTGTTGGTAGCATTGGTTTAGTGACTTCCATGTCGATGTACTGCGGTCCGCTTGTAGCCGTG AAACAAGTTAACAGGACAAAGAGTGTGGAGTTCATGCCTTTCTTGTTAgctcacaggatcaccggctcag GATGTTGTGAACCTTAG
- the LOC136518030 gene encoding bidirectional sugar transporter SWEET3a-like isoform X3, whose amino-acid sequence MKNQPQFRSYPLASRETRKAIRATMVTSIRFIVGIIGSVVCVLLYAVPVLTFKRVVKEASVGEFSCVPYILALFSAFTWGWYGFPIVSDGWENLSLFGTCAVGVLFETSFVIVYIWFAPRDKKKFVVLMVSLVVAMLCVIVSLSSFIFHTHHQRKLFVGSIGLVTSMSMYCGPLVAVKQVNRTKSVEFMPFLLAHRITGSGSDGH is encoded by the exons ATGAAGAACCAGCCACAATTTAGGTCCTATCCTCTTGCGTCAAGAGAGACTCGTAAAGCCATCAGAGCAACAATGGTTACTAGCATTCGCTTCATAGTTGGAATTATAG GATCTGTAGTCTGTGTGCTCCTCTATGCGGTTCCAGT GCTGACGTTTAAGAGAGTGGTAAAAGAGGCCAGTGTTGGAGAATTCTCATGCGTCCCATATATCCTAGCTCTTTTCAGTGCCTTCACTTGGGGCTGGTACGGCTTTCCAATTGTGAGTGATGGGTGGGAGAACCTATCACTCTTTGGTACCTGCGCTGTTGGAGTACTCTTTGAAACTTCATTCGTCATCGTATACATATGGTTTGCACCAAGAGACAAAAAG AAGTTTGTCGTGCTAATGGTATCTCTGGTTGTGGCAATGCTCTGCGTGATTGTATCTTTGTCAAGCTTCATATTCCACACACACCATCAGCGCAAGCTATTTGTTGGTAGCATTGGTTTAGTGACTTCCATGTCGATGTACTGCGGTCCGCTTGTAGCCGTG AAACAAGTTAACAGGACAAAGAGTGTGGAGTTCATGCCTTTCTTGTTAgctcacaggatcaccggctcag
- the LOC136518030 gene encoding bidirectional sugar transporter SWEET3a-like isoform X4: protein MKNQPQFRSYPLASRETRKAIRATMVTSIRFIVGIIGSVVCVLLYAVPVLTFKRVVKEASVGEFSCVPYILALFSAFTWGWYGFPIVSDGWENLSLFGTCAVGVLFETSFVIVYIWFAPRDKKKFVVLMVSLVVAMLCVIVSLSSFIFHTHHQRKLFVGSIGLVTSMSMYCGPLVAVKQVNRTKSVEFMPFLLAHRITGSGWNW, encoded by the exons ATGAAGAACCAGCCACAATTTAGGTCCTATCCTCTTGCGTCAAGAGAGACTCGTAAAGCCATCAGAGCAACAATGGTTACTAGCATTCGCTTCATAGTTGGAATTATAG GATCTGTAGTCTGTGTGCTCCTCTATGCGGTTCCAGT GCTGACGTTTAAGAGAGTGGTAAAAGAGGCCAGTGTTGGAGAATTCTCATGCGTCCCATATATCCTAGCTCTTTTCAGTGCCTTCACTTGGGGCTGGTACGGCTTTCCAATTGTGAGTGATGGGTGGGAGAACCTATCACTCTTTGGTACCTGCGCTGTTGGAGTACTCTTTGAAACTTCATTCGTCATCGTATACATATGGTTTGCACCAAGAGACAAAAAG AAGTTTGTCGTGCTAATGGTATCTCTGGTTGTGGCAATGCTCTGCGTGATTGTATCTTTGTCAAGCTTCATATTCCACACACACCATCAGCGCAAGCTATTTGTTGGTAGCATTGGTTTAGTGACTTCCATGTCGATGTACTGCGGTCCGCTTGTAGCCGTG AAACAAGTTAACAGGACAAAGAGTGTGGAGTTCATGCCTTTCTTGTTAgctcacaggatcaccggctcag
- the LOC136518030 gene encoding bidirectional sugar transporter SWEET3a-like isoform X1: MKNQPQFRSYPLASRETRKAIRATMVTSIRFIVGIIGSVVCVLLYAVPVLTFKRVVKEASVGEFSCVPYILALFSAFTWGWYGFPIVSDGWENLSLFGTCAVGVLFETSFVIVYIWFAPRDKKKFVVLMVSLVVAMLCVIVSLSSFIFHTHHQRKLFVGSIGLVTSMSMYCGPLVAVKQVNRTKSVEFMPFLLAHRITGSEVEEEGEQSIHTQYKTPALAEALYER; the protein is encoded by the exons ATGAAGAACCAGCCACAATTTAGGTCCTATCCTCTTGCGTCAAGAGAGACTCGTAAAGCCATCAGAGCAACAATGGTTACTAGCATTCGCTTCATAGTTGGAATTATAG GATCTGTAGTCTGTGTGCTCCTCTATGCGGTTCCAGT GCTGACGTTTAAGAGAGTGGTAAAAGAGGCCAGTGTTGGAGAATTCTCATGCGTCCCATATATCCTAGCTCTTTTCAGTGCCTTCACTTGGGGCTGGTACGGCTTTCCAATTGTGAGTGATGGGTGGGAGAACCTATCACTCTTTGGTACCTGCGCTGTTGGAGTACTCTTTGAAACTTCATTCGTCATCGTATACATATGGTTTGCACCAAGAGACAAAAAG AAGTTTGTCGTGCTAATGGTATCTCTGGTTGTGGCAATGCTCTGCGTGATTGTATCTTTGTCAAGCTTCATATTCCACACACACCATCAGCGCAAGCTATTTGTTGGTAGCATTGGTTTAGTGACTTCCATGTCGATGTACTGCGGTCCGCTTGTAGCCGTG AAACAAGTTAACAGGACAAAGAGTGTGGAGTTCATGCCTTTCTTGTTAgctcacaggatcaccggctcag aggttgaagaagagggagaacagagcatacacacacagtacaagacaccagcgttggccgaagccctgtatgagagatga